Proteins found in one Candidatus Nitrosopelagicus brevis genomic segment:
- a CDS encoding SirB1 family protein: MNEREISLVSEWNTFVSNENFSLIEKCLKLAQILEYPELSISKELERIKEIGINFRNRITESKNPTYLISLLNEFLFDVEEFQGDLDDYYNPKNNFLNYVLERSSGIPITLCILYTEIAKYADLDLKIVGFPSHVIVKYEEEMILDPFNRGRLLELEDLQEILYQNYGDSVEFQAEYLNQISDEKILIRMLRNLKNSYTDSFAYEMASMCNRMILEILPESADEIRDMGILEEKLKNYDNALEFLNKYLEMEPNAEDVDFVLELIREIREKINQ; the protein is encoded by the coding sequence ATGAATGAGAGAGAAATCTCACTTGTTTCAGAATGGAACACTTTTGTCAGTAATGAAAATTTCAGTTTAATTGAAAAATGTCTAAAATTGGCACAAATTCTTGAATATCCAGAATTATCAATTTCAAAAGAATTAGAAAGAATTAAAGAAATAGGAATAAATTTTAGAAATAGAATTACAGAATCAAAAAACCCCACATATCTAATTTCACTTTTAAATGAATTTCTTTTTGATGTTGAAGAATTTCAAGGAGATTTAGATGATTACTATAATCCTAAGAATAATTTTCTAAATTATGTCTTAGAAAGAAGTTCGGGCATACCAATCACACTGTGTATTTTGTATACAGAAATTGCAAAATATGCAGATTTGGATTTAAAGATAGTAGGATTCCCAAGTCATGTAATTGTAAAATATGAGGAGGAGATGATTTTAGATCCGTTTAACAGAGGTCGTTTATTAGAATTAGAAGATTTACAAGAAATTTTGTATCAAAATTATGGAGATTCTGTAGAATTTCAAGCAGAGTATCTAAATCAGATTTCAGATGAAAAAATACTAATTCGAATGTTGAGAAATTTAAAAAATTCATACACAGATTCGTTTGCATATGAAATGGCAAGTATGTGTAATAGAATGATTTTAGAAATACTCCCTGAATCAGCAGATGAAATTCGAGACATGGGAATTTTAGAAGAAAAATTAAAGAATTATGATAATGCACTTGAATTTCTTAACAAATATTTGGAAATGGAACCAAATGCCGAAGATGTTGACTTTGTTTTAGAATTAATTAGAGAAATTAGAGAAAAGATTAATCAATAA